Proteins from a single region of Nitrosarchaeum sp.:
- a CDS encoding S-methyl-5'-thioadenosine phosphorylase, which produces MEKDVEIGIFGGTGIYDSGILENPQEVTIDTPYGKPSDSITVGIFKGRKIAFLPRHGKKHTIPPHMINYRANIWAFKELGVTRIIAPSAVGSLKEEIEPGHFALPTQFLDFTKSRNGSFSEFGRVIHISVADPFCPELQSSILKVIKEKNFPIHQDCTYVCIEGPRFSTKAESKFYRSTGAGIIGMTLVPECQLAREAQMCYASISTVTDYDVWAEKPVTAKEVLETLSKNVERTKKILTDLINQIPKTRSCSCSKALEEAEF; this is translated from the coding sequence ATGGAAAAAGATGTAGAGATCGGAATTTTTGGAGGAACGGGAATTTATGATTCAGGAATACTTGAAAATCCACAAGAAGTTACAATAGACACTCCATATGGAAAACCATCAGATTCAATTACAGTAGGAATTTTCAAGGGAAGAAAGATTGCATTTTTACCAAGACATGGAAAAAAACATACAATTCCCCCCCACATGATAAACTATAGAGCCAATATTTGGGCATTCAAAGAATTAGGAGTAACTAGAATAATTGCACCTTCTGCAGTTGGAAGTTTGAAAGAAGAGATAGAGCCAGGTCATTTTGCATTACCTACACAGTTCTTGGATTTCACAAAATCAAGAAATGGTTCCTTTTCAGAATTTGGAAGGGTTATCCACATTTCAGTAGCAGATCCATTTTGTCCTGAATTACAATCATCAATTCTTAAAGTGATAAAGGAAAAAAACTTCCCAATTCATCAAGATTGCACATATGTTTGCATTGAAGGACCAAGATTTTCCACCAAGGCCGAATCAAAATTCTACAGAAGCACAGGAGCAGGTATTATTGGCATGACGTTAGTTCCAGAATGTCAGCTTGCAAGAGAAGCTCAGATGTGCTATGCATCAATTTCAACAGTTACAGATTATGATGTATGGGCAGAAAAACCAGTAACAGCTAAAGAAGTCTTAGAAACGTTATCAAAAAACGTAGAGCGAACAAAAAAAATTCTAACAGATTTAATTAATCAAATTCCAAAAACAAGAAGTTGTTCTTGTTCTAAGGCTTTGGAAGAAGCTGAATTCTAG
- a CDS encoding adenine phosphoribosyltransferase, whose amino-acid sequence MNLKEKISEFPNFPKKGILFRDFSPLLKDPSALSFIADEFTKHFHPKDIDLFAGIESRGFLLACVLATRYNKGMVMIRKAGKLPGKTSKLSYKIEYGQDTIEIQKDIISKGQKILICDDLLATGGTAKASAKLIEKVGGKVTGFAFIIELTELNGIKGISQYNCKSLVKY is encoded by the coding sequence ATGAATCTTAAAGAAAAAATATCTGAATTTCCAAATTTTCCTAAAAAAGGAATATTATTTAGAGATTTTAGTCCACTTTTGAAAGATCCATCAGCATTATCATTTATTGCAGATGAATTTACAAAGCATTTCCATCCAAAAGATATTGATTTGTTTGCAGGTATAGAATCAAGAGGATTCTTACTGGCATGTGTATTAGCTACCAGATACAATAAAGGAATGGTAATGATTAGAAAAGCAGGAAAATTACCAGGTAAGACGAGCAAACTATCATACAAAATAGAATACGGTCAAGATACAATTGAAATTCAAAAAGACATAATCAGCAAAGGACAGAAGATCCTAATTTGTGATGACTTGCTTGCTACAGGAGGAACTGCAAAAGCTTCGGCAAAATTAATAGAGAAAGTTGGTGGAAAAGTTACAGGATTTGCATTCATAATTGAATTAACAGAATTAAACGGAATTAAAGGAATCAGTCAATACAATTGTAAATCATTGGTCAAGTATTAA
- a CDS encoding biofilm-associated protein has protein sequence MSKSSMRGIFLSLILCLTVAMIIPIYAYAEGSVSAKSFSFEETTIIEFTNTGNDDVSSFRIWLGSDNNFKSFKTENGWIGEKTPQGVIIFTSSSEVIKPGESIKIGVKTDKTSSGVNWKALDKSEQQIEIGQTIASKLPNPVTNSKPESKTTVSEGGILANSAFRIIPEKPNVGSTIRVTGDNFGAAQELDFFINSNKISSFVTNDAGYFITTVKIPENIDADRVDFIIKDKNNQEKSISLRLEEPNNRIPKSNDIKLTISGIPEIIHRTDFIEVSGTAQPNSGITASIKDPNGKIINTRTAKADAKGNWKVAEPIIVPLDAPFGRYSAVISDGRGEITTTWMLETSKVILIKPITLKFNPGETIKFNGTALPNKSLELILEDPLGNEKTSDIIEIDETGNVEFEYPTIANVDKEGTWTLIAEQDGKREFIYAGLGEIPSIPINIEFDKLNYKSTETAKISLTGKPSDKLTMLIVDPSDKPKIITDNKNTVSITLGQDGKKTYELGLSGYASGAYTAIINKGASKSSEVFTVGLQTGSGAIKIGSTKLDYRPGEPILILGDTKENSLLTLTLSDPDGTVWKTKEIFSDKNGKIADDSLRLPSLAEPGIWKVNAKSGSNFDNIEIEVITSKEEGLVVTVEEGIEISGYGKSINIKVINAEQTVEMTILNSDGEKMETLSFPSNKEGEIKQPWFIPKGTIPGTYTIKVKDAHNTAETTFTVK, from the coding sequence ATGAGTAAATCCTCTATGAGAGGAATTTTCCTTTCTCTAATCTTATGCTTAACCGTAGCAATGATCATTCCAATTTACGCATATGCCGAAGGATCTGTAAGTGCAAAAAGTTTTTCATTTGAAGAAACTACGATTATAGAATTTACAAATACTGGAAATGATGATGTAAGCTCATTTAGAATTTGGTTAGGTAGTGATAATAATTTTAAATCATTTAAAACAGAAAATGGATGGATCGGTGAAAAAACTCCTCAAGGAGTCATAATATTTACTTCATCTTCTGAAGTGATCAAACCAGGTGAATCAATAAAAATTGGAGTTAAAACAGATAAAACATCTTCAGGAGTTAATTGGAAAGCATTAGATAAAAGCGAACAACAAATAGAAATTGGACAGACAATTGCAAGTAAATTACCAAACCCAGTAACAAATTCTAAACCAGAATCAAAAACAACCGTTTCAGAGGGAGGAATTTTAGCAAATTCAGCTTTTAGAATTATTCCAGAAAAACCAAATGTAGGTTCAACTATAAGAGTAACTGGAGATAATTTTGGAGCAGCACAAGAATTAGATTTTTTTATAAATTCTAATAAAATTTCTAGCTTTGTCACAAATGATGCAGGTTATTTTATCACTACGGTAAAAATTCCAGAAAATATTGATGCAGACAGAGTAGATTTCATAATCAAAGATAAAAATAATCAAGAAAAAAGCATCAGTTTAAGATTAGAAGAACCAAACAATCGAATTCCAAAATCAAACGATATTAAACTTACAATTAGCGGCATACCAGAGATCATACACAGAACAGATTTTATCGAAGTTTCAGGTACTGCACAACCTAACAGTGGAATCACGGCATCGATTAAAGATCCCAATGGAAAGATTATCAACACAAGAACGGCAAAAGCAGATGCTAAAGGTAATTGGAAGGTAGCAGAACCAATCATTGTTCCTTTAGATGCACCATTTGGAAGATATAGTGCTGTTATTTCAGATGGCAGAGGAGAGATTACAACTACGTGGATGTTAGAAACATCAAAAGTAATTCTCATAAAACCAATAACCTTGAAATTTAATCCTGGAGAGACGATAAAGTTTAACGGTACCGCATTACCAAATAAATCATTAGAGTTAATTTTAGAAGATCCACTCGGAAATGAAAAAACTTCAGACATCATTGAGATAGATGAGACAGGAAATGTTGAATTTGAATATCCAACAATAGCAAATGTAGACAAAGAAGGCACATGGACATTAATTGCAGAACAGGATGGAAAAAGGGAATTTATTTACGCAGGATTGGGAGAGATCCCATCAATACCAATTAACATTGAATTTGATAAATTAAATTATAAATCAACAGAAACTGCAAAGATATCACTAACTGGAAAACCTTCAGATAAACTAACTATGTTAATTGTTGATCCATCAGATAAGCCAAAAATAATTACAGACAATAAAAATACTGTGTCCATCACATTAGGTCAAGATGGAAAAAAGACATATGAATTAGGACTAAGCGGATATGCTTCTGGAGCATACACTGCTATTATCAACAAAGGCGCTTCTAAAAGTTCCGAGGTATTCACAGTAGGATTACAAACAGGTTCTGGTGCAATTAAAATTGGTAGCACAAAATTAGATTATCGACCAGGAGAACCAATTTTAATTTTGGGAGATACAAAAGAAAATTCACTTTTAACACTCACACTAAGTGATCCTGACGGAACAGTATGGAAAACAAAGGAAATATTTTCAGATAAGAATGGAAAGATTGCAGATGACAGTTTAAGATTACCATCATTAGCAGAACCAGGCATATGGAAAGTTAATGCAAAAAGCGGCTCAAATTTTGACAATATTGAGATTGAGGTGATAACTTCTAAAGAAGAAGGACTTGTAGTCACAGTAGAAGAAGGTATAGAAATTTCAGGATATGGAAAAAGTATCAACATCAAAGTAATAAATGCAGAACAAACAGTAGAAATGACAATCCTAAATTCGGATGGTGAAAAAATGGAAACATTATCATTCCCATCTAATAAAGAAGGCGAAATTAAACAACCATGGTTTATTCCAAAAGGCACAATACCAGGAACATATACCATCAAAGTAAAGGATGCTCACAATACTGCTGAAACAACATTTACTGTAAAATAA
- a CDS encoding AAA family ATPase, translating into MRLRKFRVRAYRCIHDSGEITVGDLAAFVGRNESGKTTILQALTLLNKDEKISDLDLCDELSEELKGEVTLAEGEFELSSNEIKLIKEAFPGLPDIRKIKLFRTNKIPRVQYEFEDIQISDERNNEINSWENFSRQIKNFLDTIPNHLKIQINTELFDGPPPKNQQIFNSGMAEFSNQFHVIAVQESKVIEEWQKIYNNPENQYHKLLSGSSEKSALENFIASELHPRFVYFSDYKKIYGNINLNEYLREEKGVRASSIEFIEEFDKAETVRNLFYLAELDIKALDEVKETPSKCIKLLNTASNRLTKKLNPAWKGDPIHVELRYNPGNIMSVVISDIHRDGTVTNTGLLNRRAEGFKWTFSFIVNFAAETQRAELKEAILLLDEPARNLHPTQQRGISDLLKNLAGSNQVLYATHSPFMIFDYTPGNLLVVELDKRKHLSKIFYDYWNADDKTLTPILYGLSRGLVESIVDREMGTNSRPVIIVETMSDAMYLNAFDKFLQDPNISMNPLNVVAAYNKNSVLPLAIFYRNHGYRTFILLDDSDESKQISAQLSSNDFSPIQTIFFERDGKNLESIEDYIVLEDYLHAVNQTYEIRLRKEGYSNLKPLDVSSKGKKGVLENLRKIWEEHNDDDWGQFDNEEITRYICEKITLEETDFLSDKTKDQFRTLYRLIAERIRQYQNVTTKADLAKFQRARN; encoded by the coding sequence ATGCGACTTAGAAAATTTAGAGTTAGAGCATATCGTTGCATTCATGATTCTGGCGAAATTACTGTTGGGGATTTAGCAGCATTTGTTGGAAGAAATGAAAGTGGGAAGACAACAATTCTACAAGCATTAACATTATTAAATAAAGATGAAAAAATTTCAGATTTAGATCTTTGTGATGAATTATCAGAAGAGTTGAAAGGAGAAGTTACACTAGCTGAAGGAGAATTTGAATTAAGTTCAAACGAGATTAAATTAATCAAAGAAGCGTTTCCAGGTTTACCAGATATAAGAAAAATAAAATTATTTAGAACAAATAAAATACCTAGAGTTCAATATGAGTTTGAAGATATTCAAATTAGTGATGAGCGAAATAATGAAATAAATTCTTGGGAGAATTTTTCAAGGCAGATTAAGAATTTCTTAGATACAATACCAAATCATCTTAAAATTCAAATCAACACTGAATTATTTGATGGTCCTCCACCAAAAAATCAGCAGATATTCAATAGTGGAATGGCTGAATTTAGCAATCAATTTCATGTAATAGCTGTTCAAGAGTCTAAAGTAATAGAAGAATGGCAAAAAATATACAATAATCCAGAAAATCAGTATCATAAACTTCTTAGCGGTAGTAGCGAAAAATCAGCTTTAGAGAATTTCATTGCCTCTGAATTACATCCTCGATTCGTTTATTTTTCAGATTACAAAAAGATCTATGGCAATATCAATCTCAATGAATATCTTAGAGAAGAAAAAGGAGTCAGAGCAAGCTCAATAGAATTTATTGAAGAATTTGACAAGGCTGAAACGGTAAGAAATCTTTTCTATTTGGCAGAATTAGACATTAAAGCATTAGATGAAGTAAAAGAAACCCCATCAAAATGTATCAAATTATTGAATACAGCAAGTAATAGATTAACTAAGAAATTAAATCCAGCATGGAAAGGCGATCCAATACATGTTGAATTAAGATACAATCCAGGAAATATCATGAGTGTAGTAATTTCAGACATTCATCGTGATGGAACAGTTACCAATACAGGACTGCTAAATAGACGAGCGGAAGGTTTCAAATGGACGTTTTCTTTTATTGTAAACTTTGCAGCAGAAACACAGAGAGCAGAACTTAAAGAAGCAATATTACTTCTCGATGAGCCAGCAAGAAATCTTCATCCTACTCAACAAAGGGGAATTTCAGATTTGTTAAAGAACCTTGCAGGCTCAAATCAGGTTTTGTATGCAACACATTCACCATTTATGATTTTTGATTATACTCCAGGAAACTTGTTGGTAGTAGAATTAGATAAAAGAAAACACCTTAGCAAAATTTTTTATGATTACTGGAATGCTGATGATAAAACATTAACCCCTATTTTATATGGATTATCAAGAGGGCTAGTTGAATCTATTGTAGATAGAGAAATGGGAACTAACTCAAGACCAGTAATTATTGTTGAGACAATGTCAGATGCAATGTACCTCAATGCTTTTGATAAATTTTTACAGGATCCAAACATATCAATGAATCCACTTAATGTAGTAGCTGCTTATAATAAAAATTCAGTATTACCTCTAGCAATATTTTACAGAAATCATGGATATAGGACATTTATTTTATTGGATGATTCAGATGAATCTAAACAGATTTCAGCTCAGTTATCATCAAATGATTTTTCACCAATACAGACAATATTTTTTGAGAGAGATGGTAAGAATTTGGAATCAATTGAAGATTATATTGTTCTAGAAGACTATCTTCATGCAGTAAATCAAACTTATGAGATTAGATTGAGAAAAGAAGGGTATTCAAATCTTAAACCACTTGATGTTTCTTCGAAGGGAAAGAAAGGCGTTTTAGAGAATTTAAGAAAAATTTGGGAAGAGCATAATGATGATGATTGGGGCCAATTCGATAATGAAGAAATTACTAGATATATTTGTGAAAAAATTACCTTAGAAGAGACTGATTTCTTATCAGATAAGACCAAAGACCAATTTAGAACTTTGTATAGATTAATTGCTGAAAGAATCAGACAATATCAAAACGTCACTACAAAGGCAGATTTAGCCAAATTTCAGAGAGCAAGAAATTAA
- a CDS encoding helix-turn-helix transcriptional regulator → MAKKQDKSSDVPLKKEAAPKEKKPAKREAAPKEKKPAKKEAAPKEKKPAKKEAAPKEKKPAKREAAPKPKKLTKKELEEIKKEAEKTLEEELEEQLTDEEIENFQIEKVDMERLTNKICDVLAERESSGMFQSELWKKLKLTSRDGSRLALKLERMGTIYREKILDKGRWTYKLILKKTPISTLSIENAPCLVCPVEQKCSLEGEISPRNCQFIEDWVLSEMKKPTKAK, encoded by the coding sequence ATGGCAAAAAAACAAGATAAATCATCTGATGTTCCTTTAAAAAAAGAAGCAGCACCTAAAGAAAAGAAACCAGCAAAAAGAGAAGCAGCACCTAAAGAAAAGAAACCAGCAAAAAAAGAAGCAGCACCTAAAGAAAAGAAACCAGCAAAAAAAGAAGCAGCACCTAAAGAAAAGAAACCAGCAAAAAGAGAAGCAGCACCTAAACCAAAAAAACTTACTAAGAAAGAATTAGAAGAAATTAAAAAAGAGGCTGAAAAAACATTAGAAGAAGAATTAGAAGAACAACTTACCGATGAAGAGATTGAAAATTTCCAAATTGAAAAAGTTGACATGGAGAGACTCACAAATAAGATATGTGATGTTTTAGCTGAGCGTGAATCTAGTGGAATGTTTCAAAGTGAACTTTGGAAAAAATTAAAGCTAACTAGTAGAGATGGTTCTCGACTTGCATTAAAGTTAGAAAGAATGGGAACTATTTACCGAGAAAAAATTCTCGATAAAGGTCGTTGGACGTATAAATTAATTCTAAAGAAAACTCCTATCAGTACCCTATCAATTGAGAATGCTCCATGTCTTGTTTGTCCAGTTGAACAAAAATGTTCACTTGAAGGAGAAATAAGCCCGCGTAATTGTCAGTTCATTGAAGACTGGGTACTATCAGAGATGAAAAAACCTACGAAAGCCAAATGA
- a CDS encoding RlmE family RNA methyltransferase → MKLIDARRDQYRKLAHEQGYRSRAAYKLKQLNQSYRIIGPGFYVLDLGCAPGGWTQMAVKLAGNKGKVMGIDTSYVEEIPGAHIIRENIENEFVVDEIMSYFERKVNAVICDLSPQVTGNWSVDHAIQISLNYECTKIMDKVLMHKGNAIFKVFDGEYSMEFKDYIKKKFARINLTKPEASRKQSSELYYVCLGFTG, encoded by the coding sequence ATGAAGTTAATAGACGCACGTCGAGATCAATACAGAAAATTAGCGCATGAACAAGGTTATCGAAGTAGAGCTGCATACAAACTCAAACAACTAAATCAATCTTATCGAATCATTGGACCTGGATTTTATGTTCTTGATTTGGGATGTGCTCCTGGAGGATGGACTCAAATGGCAGTAAAACTTGCTGGAAACAAAGGTAAGGTAATGGGTATTGATACTTCATATGTTGAGGAAATACCTGGGGCTCATATAATTAGAGAAAATATTGAAAATGAATTTGTAGTTGACGAAATTATGTCTTATTTTGAAAGAAAGGTTAATGCAGTGATATGTGATCTTTCTCCACAAGTAACTGGGAATTGGTCTGTTGATCATGCAATACAAATTTCGCTAAACTATGAATGTACAAAAATTATGGATAAGGTTCTAATGCATAAAGGTAATGCTATTTTCAAAGTTTTTGATGGAGAATATTCTATGGAATTTAAAGACTATATTAAAAAGAAATTTGCTAGAATAAATCTTACAAAACCTGAAGCCAGTAGAAAACAAAGCAGTGAGTTGTATTATGTCTGCTTGGGATTTACTGGCTGA
- a CDS encoding tRNA (guanine-N1)-methyltransferase gives MQIPEETLQEIIEGQTKIIVPKKSMTDKVPPKEPAFFNPKARVSRDFSIIAYGAFLKKFKGPKIFLEGLSGLGVRGLRVANELQIDKVIINDLNPTALKLAEYSARLNNLKNIEYSEMEVCRFLSKYSTKGQRGSIVDVDPFGSPSQFFDCCLRATMHGGILSITATDLQVLNGLYQSACKRKYGGVPIRVEYGNEMAIRLILGCLRMVAGRIGVEIVPIFAESNMHYYRTYVRVLIRQDQKENIGYIIHCKSCGHRKIALEQINECELCKSKLNIGGPLWIDRIFDKEFVNDMILKLPELSVGKICEKTLQKCLVESEMSGTYFTLDEIASKMKASPPKLEDAIINLQKNGYQATRTSFSPTGFRTNANINEIISVFSNQPVNPKQT, from the coding sequence TTGCAAATTCCGGAGGAAACTTTACAAGAGATAATAGAAGGACAAACAAAAATTATTGTTCCAAAAAAATCAATGACCGATAAAGTTCCACCTAAAGAACCAGCATTTTTTAATCCAAAAGCAAGAGTAAGTAGAGATTTCTCAATAATTGCATATGGAGCATTTCTAAAAAAATTTAAAGGTCCAAAAATATTTTTAGAGGGATTATCAGGTCTGGGAGTTAGAGGATTACGGGTTGCAAATGAATTACAAATAGATAAAGTAATAATTAATGATCTAAATCCAACTGCATTAAAATTAGCAGAATACTCTGCACGATTAAACAATTTAAAGAATATCGAATACTCAGAAATGGAAGTATGTAGATTTCTTAGTAAATATTCCACAAAAGGTCAGAGAGGTTCAATTGTAGATGTAGATCCATTCGGCTCACCATCACAATTTTTTGATTGCTGTCTTAGAGCTACTATGCATGGAGGAATTCTTTCCATAACAGCAACAGATCTTCAGGTTTTAAATGGACTCTACCAAAGCGCATGTAAGAGAAAATACGGTGGAGTGCCAATAAGAGTAGAATATGGTAATGAGATGGCAATTAGGCTGATTCTAGGATGTCTCAGAATGGTTGCAGGAAGAATAGGTGTTGAGATTGTTCCAATATTTGCAGAAAGCAATATGCACTATTACAGAACTTATGTGCGAGTACTTATTCGACAGGATCAAAAAGAAAATATTGGGTATATCATACATTGTAAAAGTTGTGGACATAGAAAAATAGCATTAGAACAAATTAATGAATGTGAATTGTGTAAGTCAAAATTAAATATTGGTGGACCTTTATGGATAGATAGAATTTTTGATAAGGAATTTGTAAATGATATGATTTTAAAACTACCAGAATTATCAGTGGGAAAAATTTGTGAAAAAACATTACAAAAATGTTTAGTAGAATCTGAAATGTCTGGAACCTATTTCACACTAGATGAAATTGCATCTAAAATGAAAGCTTCTCCTCCAAAATTAGAAGATGCGATTATAAATTTACAGAAGAATGGATATCAAGCTACACGTACATCGTTTAGTCCTACCGGATTTAGAACAAATGCAAACATAAATGAAATAATCAGTGTTTTTTCAAATCAGCCAGTAAATCCCAAGCAGACATAA
- the rnhB gene encoding ribonuclease HII, which yields MLICGVDDAGRGSMLGPLVIAGIIISKKDIPKLSKLGVKDSKQLTPKSREELYKKIIALVDNYYVAKISPKIIDASVTKHNLNHLEAKYMAKVISKLNPDASYVDSCDVNPKRFGKEIAKLSKNKKIRSYHHADSRFIVVSAASIIAKVTRDKAILKLRKDYDLGSGYPSDSKTIDFVASYYKINQVLPIFVRKSWKPTQQILNKKSL from the coding sequence ATGCTGATTTGTGGAGTTGATGATGCTGGACGCGGTTCTATGCTTGGTCCTCTTGTAATCGCTGGCATCATTATATCAAAAAAAGATATTCCTAAACTATCCAAGTTAGGTGTCAAAGATTCAAAGCAATTAACTCCAAAATCTCGAGAAGAACTTTATAAAAAAATAATTGCATTAGTTGATAATTACTACGTAGCGAAAATTTCTCCAAAGATAATCGATGCTAGTGTGACCAAACACAATCTAAATCATTTAGAGGCTAAATATATGGCAAAAGTCATTTCAAAATTAAATCCTGATGCCTCATATGTTGATTCGTGTGATGTAAATCCAAAAAGATTTGGAAAAGAAATAGCAAAATTATCTAAAAATAAAAAAATTCGTTCATATCATCATGCTGATAGTAGGTTTATTGTTGTATCAGCTGCATCAATAATCGCTAAAGTTACTAGAGATAAGGCTATACTAAAACTCAGAAAAGATTATGATTTAGGAAGTGGATATCCATCTGATTCTAAAACAATTGATTTTGTTGCATCTTATTATAAGATCAATCAAGTACTGCCTATTTTTGTGCGTAAAAGTTGGAAACCTACTCAACAAATATTGAATAAAAAATCACTTTAG
- a CDS encoding fibrillarin-like rRNA/tRNA 2'-O-methyltransferase, translating to MKEDNFEFFWINSDGEKKLATENLVIGNQVYNEKLITKKGTEYRLWDPFRSKLAAAIMNGLEIFPFKNKSSILYLGVSTGTTVSHISDIVGPSGIIFGVEHASRVARDFLDRVASHRANIIPILQDARKPKEYFSVFGKVDVVYVDIAQPDQTNIAIENCKMYLKKDGYFFLVIKTRSIDVTKSPKRIVEEEIQRMEVHFEILQVIDLHPYDKDHAMVIAKFLK from the coding sequence TTGAAAGAAGATAATTTTGAATTTTTTTGGATAAATTCAGATGGTGAAAAAAAACTAGCTACTGAAAATTTAGTCATAGGTAATCAAGTATATAATGAAAAATTAATTACAAAAAAAGGTACAGAGTATAGATTATGGGATCCTTTTAGAAGCAAATTAGCTGCTGCAATAATGAATGGATTAGAAATATTTCCATTTAAAAATAAATCATCTATATTGTATCTTGGAGTATCAACGGGTACAACAGTTAGTCATATTTCAGATATTGTTGGACCATCAGGAATAATTTTTGGAGTTGAACATGCTAGTAGAGTAGCTCGAGATTTCTTAGACAGAGTTGCATCACATAGAGCAAATATAATTCCAATTTTACAAGACGCAAGAAAACCAAAAGAGTATTTTTCAGTATTTGGAAAAGTCGATGTAGTTTATGTAGACATTGCACAACCTGATCAAACAAACATAGCTATAGAAAACTGTAAAATGTATCTTAAGAAAGATGGATATTTCTTTTTAGTAATAAAAACCAGAAGTATAGATGTAACAAAATCTCCAAAAAGAATTGTTGAAGAAGAGATACAAAGAATGGAAGTTCATTTTGAGATTCTACAAGTAATAGATCTTCATCCTTATGATAAAGATCATGCAATGGTAATTGCAAAATTTCTAAAGTGA
- a CDS encoding NOP5/NOP56 family protein, protein MYSVILTEFGIVVFKDKKLEKAFSFKDAVRDYISVKKKESKLNELVNYLGPLQRGISVSDESLMTLLKKSSIDAQMMEESELEEIQSTKPQIIIDSGFAKNISEALSKLREFAMGLSSSKVTEVSESPDLHIIQAINSLDEIDKIANGLSSRLREWYGLHFPELDNIIDSINGYSQIVLAGKRESLTKKVYEEAGFPDSKADMIALLASKSRGGDISDINLAIVQSIAKQILDFHDLRKKLEAHVELEMQTVAPNLSAILGAAVGARILGKAGSLKKLASMPASTIQIIGAEKALFRSLKTGAQPPKHGLLFQHAMVHAAPRWQRGKIARAIAAKAVIAARVDVYGEGINKTLLEKLNIRVNEISKKYETPTERETRQPELFREGGDFRRREGSDSRRENKNYRERTDSKSNKNKKRSKFERR, encoded by the coding sequence ATGTATTCTGTAATCTTAACAGAATTTGGAATCGTAGTTTTTAAAGATAAGAAACTCGAAAAAGCATTTTCTTTCAAAGATGCAGTTCGAGATTATATTTCTGTGAAAAAAAAGGAATCAAAATTAAATGAACTTGTGAATTATCTTGGTCCTCTTCAAAGAGGCATTTCAGTTAGCGATGAATCATTGATGACATTACTGAAAAAAAGTTCCATAGATGCACAAATGATGGAAGAATCAGAATTAGAAGAAATTCAGTCCACAAAACCACAAATTATTATTGATTCAGGATTTGCAAAAAACATTTCAGAAGCATTGTCAAAGCTAAGAGAATTTGCAATGGGATTGTCATCATCAAAGGTTACAGAAGTTTCTGAGAGTCCAGATCTTCACATAATTCAAGCAATAAATTCTTTAGATGAGATTGATAAAATTGCAAATGGACTTAGCTCAAGATTACGAGAGTGGTATGGTTTGCATTTTCCAGAACTGGACAACATTATTGATAGCATTAATGGATATTCTCAAATTGTTTTGGCTGGAAAGCGAGAATCATTAACAAAAAAAGTGTATGAAGAAGCAGGATTTCCAGATTCAAAAGCAGACATGATTGCTTTGCTTGCATCAAAAAGTAGAGGAGGAGATATTTCAGATATCAATTTAGCAATTGTGCAATCAATTGCGAAACAAATTCTGGATTTCCATGACTTACGAAAAAAATTAGAAGCGCATGTAGAGCTAGAAATGCAAACTGTTGCACCAAATCTTTCAGCAATCCTTGGAGCTGCCGTAGGTGCTAGAATATTAGGAAAAGCAGGAAGCCTAAAGAAATTAGCATCCATGCCAGCAAGTACTATTCAAATAATTGGTGCGGAAAAAGCATTGTTTAGATCATTAAAGACAGGCGCTCAGCCACCAAAACACGGATTATTGTTCCAACATGCTATGGTTCACGCAGCACCCAGATGGCAAAGAGGAAAAATTGCCAGAGCAATCGCTGCAAAGGCTGTGATAGCTGCTAGAGTTGATGTTTATGGAGAAGGCATCAATAAAACATTATTAGAAAAACTAAACATCAGAGTAAACGAGATTAGTAAAAAATACGAAACTCCTACTGAAAGAGAAACCAGACAACCTGAATTATTCAGAGAAGGTGGAGATTTCAGAAGAAGAGAGGGAAGTGATTCTAGAAGAGAAAATAAAAATTATAGAGAAAGAACAGATTCAAAATCAAATAAAAATAAAAAGAGATCCAAGTTTGAAAGAAGATAA